The Methanosarcina acetivorans C2A genome includes the window GATACGGTACCGCCTGCGTTTTTAACGGCCTTTGCAATCTCTGTACGGAGTTTCATCTTAGTATGTACGTACAGAGTCCGATCCCGAATATCAAGAGCTGTCACACCCTCTACATTCTTTACGGCATCTGCAGCTGTGGAGGCAGGAATGTCTTGGACCTCAAGCAAATAATGCACGCCTTCCTTTTCCCTGATCATGTCCCGCAGGTCTTCCACGGACCCTACTGCCAGCAGCTTCCCTCTTGCAATTATTGCAATCCTGTCGCAGATCTCCTCTACTTCTGCCATAGAGTGCGAACTCAGAAAAACAGTAACTCCTTTGCTCCGGTTCAGGTCTTTTATAAGGTCCCGCATCATCTGGGCTCCAAGGGGATCGATGCCGCTGTAGGCTCATCAAGGAAAAGGACCGAAGGCTCATTGATCAAAGCCTGGGCAAGCCCGAAACGTTTTCGCATGCCTGTAGAAAAACCGCCTGTCTTCTGGTCGATGGCACGGCTAAGGCCCACGGTATCAAGCAGGTTCACAATCCGTTTTTCCCGTACATCGGGTTCGATATTGTAGAGTTTTGCATAAAAGCAAAGGTTCTGTCTTGCAGTGAGGTTTCATAAAAACAGGCAGGTTCGGGAAGGACTCCTGTCGTTTTCCTTATGTTGATTACCTCACGGATGATCTCGAAACCTGAAACTTTCCCGCTAATATCGTTCAGGACTGCAAGACGGGAGAAATCCGCTCCAACCGGAAGAGCATAAGAATAAGCAACATGATTAGCATAAGAAGGCTTTTTGCTTTATTTTCAGGCACTTATATCCGTCCTCAAAAATATCATGTATGTAACGAT containing:
- a CDS encoding ATP-binding cassette domain-containing protein — translated: MEPDVREKRIVNLLDTVGLSRAIDQKTGGFSTGMRKRFGLAQALINEPSVLFLDEPTAASIPLEPR